From one Streptomyces sp. ICC1 genomic stretch:
- a CDS encoding arylamine N-acetyltransferase, which produces MISGITADYLRRLGIADPGSPSAEGLFALQRAHVERIAYDNVDIQLGRPPGIDPELSARRFAAGRGGYCFHLNGGLALLLETLGYEVTRHAGGVNADPGDRSVSGGHLALTVHVEGTTYLVDAGLGDGPYEPLPLREGSYEQGGFRYALERLDPLEGEGPGWTLRNFAGPMPRVNFRDAPAATADFEAMHAWFSTAGDSPFVRTFAVLRRDAEGSDALRGRILTRVDGVQGSSERELADQEEFFEVIGGVFGRGLDDLTPADRSALWARVNRAHEAWRAARGA; this is translated from the coding sequence ATGATCTCTGGCATAACCGCCGACTACCTGCGGCGGCTCGGCATCGCCGACCCGGGCAGCCCCTCCGCCGAGGGGCTGTTCGCGCTGCAGCGGGCGCACGTGGAGCGCATCGCCTACGACAACGTCGACATCCAGCTCGGCCGGCCGCCCGGCATCGACCCCGAGCTGTCCGCGCGCCGCTTCGCGGCCGGCCGCGGCGGCTACTGCTTCCACCTCAACGGCGGCCTCGCGCTGCTCCTGGAGACCCTGGGCTACGAGGTCACGCGGCACGCCGGCGGCGTCAACGCCGACCCCGGGGACCGCTCGGTCAGCGGCGGGCACCTCGCGCTGACCGTCCACGTCGAGGGGACGACGTACCTGGTGGACGCCGGGCTGGGCGACGGCCCGTACGAGCCGCTGCCGCTGCGCGAGGGCTCCTACGAGCAGGGCGGGTTCCGGTACGCGCTGGAACGGCTGGATCCGCTGGAGGGCGAGGGCCCGGGCTGGACGCTGCGCAACTTCGCCGGCCCCATGCCCCGGGTGAACTTCCGCGACGCCCCGGCGGCCACGGCCGATTTCGAGGCCATGCACGCGTGGTTCTCGACGGCCGGGGACTCCCCGTTCGTCCGGACCTTCGCGGTGCTGCGGCGCGACGCGGAGGGCTCGGACGCGCTGCGCGGGCGGATCCTGACCCGCGTCGACGGCGTGCAGGGGTCGAGCGAGCGCGAACTGGCCGACCAGGAGGAGTTCTTCGAGGTCATCGGGGGCGTCTTCGGCCGCGGGCTGGACGATCTGACCCCGGCGGACCGGTCGGCGCTGTGGGCCCGCGTGAACCGCGCCCACGAGGCCTGGCGGGCGGCCCGCGGCGCCTGA
- a CDS encoding NADH-quinone oxidoreductase subunit D, whose translation MTETTVGIGGAAESTDMVLNIGPQHPSTHGVLRLRLVLDGERIVSAEPVVGYMHRGAEKLFEARDYRQIVMLANRHDWLSAFSNELGVVMAVERMLGMEVPERAVWMRTLLAELNRVLNHLMFLGSYPLELGGITPIFHAFREREELQAVMEEISGGRMHYMFNRVGGLKEDLPAGWLGRAREAIADVRTRMHVYDDLVRGNEIFRARTRGVGVLSAEAVHAYGVSGPIARASGVDFDLRRDEPYLAYGDLQDVLKVVTRTEGDCLARFEVLLEQTHNALDLAVACLDRMAQLAPGPINQRLPKVLKAPEGETYAWTENPLGINGYYLVSKGEKTPYRLKLRSASYNNIQALAVLLPGQLVADMVSILGSLFFVVGDIDK comes from the coding sequence ATGACGGAGACCACGGTCGGCATCGGCGGCGCGGCGGAGAGCACCGACATGGTGCTGAACATCGGCCCCCAGCACCCTTCCACGCACGGCGTGCTGCGCCTGCGCCTCGTCCTGGACGGCGAGCGGATCGTGAGCGCCGAGCCGGTGGTCGGCTACATGCACCGCGGGGCCGAGAAACTCTTCGAGGCCCGCGACTACCGGCAGATCGTGATGCTCGCGAACCGCCACGACTGGCTGTCCGCGTTCTCCAACGAGCTGGGCGTCGTCATGGCCGTCGAGCGGATGCTCGGCATGGAGGTCCCCGAGCGGGCCGTGTGGATGCGGACCCTGCTCGCCGAGCTGAACCGGGTGCTGAACCACCTGATGTTCCTCGGCTCGTACCCCCTGGAGCTGGGCGGCATCACCCCGATCTTCCACGCGTTCCGCGAGCGCGAGGAGCTCCAGGCCGTCATGGAGGAGATCTCCGGCGGCCGCATGCACTACATGTTCAACCGGGTCGGCGGCCTCAAGGAGGACCTCCCGGCCGGCTGGCTGGGCCGCGCCCGCGAGGCCATCGCCGACGTCCGCACCCGCATGCACGTCTACGACGACCTGGTGCGCGGCAACGAGATCTTCCGCGCCCGCACGCGCGGCGTCGGCGTCCTGTCCGCCGAGGCCGTGCACGCGTACGGGGTCTCCGGCCCGATCGCCCGCGCCTCCGGAGTCGACTTCGACCTGCGCCGCGACGAGCCGTACCTCGCCTACGGCGATCTCCAGGACGTGCTCAAGGTCGTCACCCGTACCGAGGGCGACTGCCTGGCCCGCTTCGAGGTGCTGCTGGAGCAGACCCACAACGCGCTGGACCTGGCGGTCGCCTGCCTGGACCGGATGGCGCAGCTGGCGCCCGGTCCGATCAACCAGCGGCTGCCCAAGGTGCTGAAGGCGCCGGAGGGCGAGACGTACGCCTGGACCGAGAACCCGCTGGGGATCAACGGCTACTACCTGGTCTCGAAGGGCGAGAAGACCCCGTACCGGCTCAAGCTGCGCTCGGCCTCGTACAACAACATCCAGGCCCTGGCGGTGCTGCTGCCCGGGCAGTTGGTCGCGGACATGGTCTCGATCCTCGGCTCGCTCTTCTTCGTCGTCGGCGACATCGACAAATGA
- a CDS encoding PH domain-containing protein, whose product METGTTGETSRPEWVGLPGGLLTLRRLLLVVWTGFFGLVTALVLGLAAGPVWASLGALWLVVLAWGWVVLGRNWRSWRYAERADDLLISRGVLWHEETVVPYGRMQLVEVASGPLERRFGLASVQLHTAAAATDARIPGLAPAEAERLRDRLTELGAARSAGL is encoded by the coding sequence ATGGAAACCGGGACAACGGGTGAGACGAGCCGACCCGAGTGGGTGGGGCTGCCGGGCGGGCTGCTCACCTTGCGGCGGCTCCTGCTGGTGGTGTGGACGGGGTTCTTCGGCCTGGTGACGGCCCTGGTGCTGGGGCTGGCGGCCGGCCCGGTCTGGGCTTCGCTCGGCGCGCTGTGGCTGGTGGTCCTGGCCTGGGGCTGGGTGGTGCTCGGCCGCAACTGGCGCTCCTGGCGCTACGCCGAGCGCGCGGACGACCTGCTGATCAGCCGGGGCGTGCTGTGGCACGAGGAGACCGTGGTCCCGTACGGGCGGATGCAGCTGGTCGAGGTGGCCTCGGGGCCGCTGGAGCGCCGCTTCGGACTGGCCTCCGTACAACTGCACACGGCCGCGGCGGCGACGGACGCCCGGATCCCCGGGCTCGCGCCCGCGGAGGCGGAGCGGCTGCGCGACCGGCTGACCGAGCTCGGCGCGGCAAGATCGGCCGGCCTGTGA
- a CDS encoding neutral zinc metallopeptidase, with translation MKRGSHLAVLAATGAMAAALSLLAPHESSAAPQPQPTPQPSWNPEQRLPEAESGQGFSSEAQQNGVVDVPAFLTVIVKDADRMWAEYFARIQGLVEPSVRYHLVGTVLEPTYTFAAECGGTVVTGFTSNAYYCHAGEGDIVLPVFSFAKIWSGELFGRVPEKTGDFAAAVVVAHEFGHHIQDEIFKQYNALNVPVPDMPSGDKNKELIADCFSGNWAFSAFHKGYIQSGDWAEVIASLRAIGDPPGKSGHGTPDERQAAFERGYNTGDPTRCIVAYWPGAASALNLR, from the coding sequence ATGAAGCGCGGATCCCATCTTGCCGTCCTTGCCGCTACCGGTGCGATGGCGGCCGCCCTCTCCCTGCTCGCGCCGCACGAGTCGTCGGCGGCCCCGCAACCCCAACCGACCCCGCAACCGTCCTGGAACCCCGAGCAGAGACTGCCGGAGGCGGAATCGGGGCAGGGATTCTCCAGCGAAGCGCAGCAGAACGGTGTGGTCGACGTTCCCGCATTCCTTACCGTCATCGTGAAGGACGCCGACAGAATGTGGGCGGAATACTTCGCGCGGATTCAAGGACTCGTGGAGCCGTCGGTGAGGTATCACCTCGTGGGTACGGTACTGGAACCGACGTACACGTTCGCGGCCGAATGCGGCGGCACGGTGGTCACCGGCTTCACGTCCAATGCCTACTACTGCCATGCCGGCGAAGGGGACATCGTCCTGCCGGTCTTCTCCTTCGCCAAGATATGGAGCGGGGAGCTCTTCGGTCGGGTTCCGGAGAAAACGGGCGACTTCGCCGCGGCCGTCGTCGTGGCCCATGAATTCGGTCACCACATCCAGGACGAGATATTCAAGCAGTACAACGCCCTGAACGTGCCGGTCCCGGACATGCCGAGCGGTGACAAGAACAAAGAGCTGATCGCCGACTGCTTCAGCGGGAACTGGGCGTTCAGCGCATTCCACAAGGGGTACATCCAATCGGGCGACTGGGCCGAGGTCATCGCCTCGCTGAGAGCCATCGGCGATCCCCCGGGAAAATCCGGGCACGGAACCCCCGACGAGAGGCAGGCGGCCTTCGAGAGGGGATACAACACCGGAGATCCCACCCGCTGCATCGTCGCCTACTGGCCGGGTGCCGCCTCCGCCCTGAACCTGCGGTGA
- a CDS encoding ABC transporter ATP-binding protein, with translation MGSPQSPQSRETSPGKGSVLLVLRYYGRELARQKRLTLPAMLLPALGNIGINYIAPLIVAKLVGRIAAGGSGSGSGMGIGSTLPYVLGFAGVLLLSEALWRLGLHCLNRLDARGIEHMYVIGMDELFAKDAAFFHDNFAGSLTKRVLSFASRFEELVDTLTFSVIGSFVPLLFGSVVLWQYEPLLVVGLLAMITLTALCVVPLVRRRQALVDEREEAIARVSGHVADSLMNMDTVRAFAAEESEAAEHRSRVAASRRLMLRSWDYGNLRIDTLVAPMSVLTNALGLLMAVALAGGGHGVEAVVVAFTYYTNATRIMFEFNQIYRRLESSMTEAAQFTELLLKPPTVLDPPSPEPLLSRGACVRFEQVTFAHGGSGKPLFEGLELAVPSGAKIGLVGRSGGGKTTLTRLLLRMTDIEAGRILIGGQDISRLRQADLRGMIAYVPQDPAMFHRTLRDNIAFARPGATDAEIRRAAEAAHVTEFADALPDGFGTMVGERGIKLSGGQRQRVALARAILRDAPILLLDEATSALDSESEILVQEALWRLMEGRTALVVAHRLSTVATMDRLVVLDRGRIVEQGTHQELLTSAGAYAKLWKHQSGGFLGETPTRP, from the coding sequence ATGGGATCGCCGCAATCGCCGCAGTCACGTGAAACCTCGCCGGGCAAGGGCTCGGTGCTCCTCGTACTCCGCTACTACGGACGGGAGTTGGCCCGGCAGAAGCGATTGACGCTGCCGGCGATGCTGCTCCCCGCGCTCGGCAACATCGGCATCAACTACATCGCGCCGCTGATCGTCGCGAAGCTCGTCGGCCGAATCGCCGCAGGCGGGAGCGGGAGCGGGAGCGGCATGGGCATCGGCTCGACGCTGCCGTACGTCCTCGGCTTCGCCGGCGTGCTGCTGCTCTCGGAGGCACTGTGGCGCCTCGGGCTGCACTGCCTCAACCGCCTCGACGCCCGCGGCATCGAGCACATGTACGTCATCGGCATGGACGAGCTCTTCGCCAAGGACGCCGCGTTCTTCCACGACAACTTCGCCGGGTCGCTGACCAAGCGGGTCCTGAGCTTCGCCTCCCGGTTCGAGGAGCTCGTCGACACGCTGACGTTCTCGGTCATCGGCAGCTTCGTGCCGCTGCTGTTCGGCTCGGTCGTGCTGTGGCAGTACGAACCGCTGCTCGTCGTCGGGCTCTTGGCGATGATCACGCTGACAGCGCTGTGCGTGGTGCCGCTCGTCCGGCGCCGGCAGGCGCTCGTCGACGAGCGCGAGGAGGCGATCGCCCGGGTGTCGGGCCACGTCGCCGACAGCCTGATGAACATGGACACCGTCCGGGCGTTCGCCGCCGAGGAGAGCGAGGCCGCCGAGCACCGGTCCCGCGTCGCCGCCTCGAGGCGGCTCATGCTGCGGTCGTGGGACTACGGCAACCTGCGCATCGACACGCTGGTCGCGCCCATGTCCGTACTGACCAACGCGCTCGGCCTGCTGATGGCGGTCGCGCTCGCCGGGGGCGGGCACGGCGTGGAGGCGGTCGTCGTCGCGTTCACGTACTACACCAACGCGACGCGGATCATGTTCGAGTTCAACCAGATCTACCGCCGTCTGGAGAGCTCGATGACGGAGGCCGCGCAGTTCACCGAACTGCTGCTGAAGCCGCCGACCGTACTCGACCCGCCCTCCCCGGAGCCGCTGCTGTCCCGCGGCGCCTGCGTCCGCTTCGAGCAGGTGACCTTCGCGCACGGGGGCAGCGGAAAGCCGCTCTTCGAGGGGCTCGAGCTGGCCGTGCCCAGCGGGGCGAAGATCGGTCTCGTCGGCCGCTCCGGCGGCGGCAAGACCACGCTCACCCGGCTGCTGCTGCGGATGACGGACATCGAGGCCGGCCGGATCCTGATCGGCGGGCAGGACATCAGCCGGCTCCGCCAGGCCGACCTGCGCGGCATGATCGCCTACGTTCCGCAGGACCCGGCGATGTTCCACCGCACGCTGCGGGACAACATCGCCTTCGCCCGGCCGGGCGCCACCGACGCCGAGATCCGGCGGGCGGCCGAGGCGGCGCACGTCACCGAGTTCGCCGACGCGCTCCCGGACGGCTTCGGCACGATGGTGGGCGAACGCGGCATCAAGCTGTCGGGCGGACAGCGCCAGCGGGTCGCCCTCGCCAGGGCCATCCTGCGCGACGCGCCGATCCTGCTGCTCGACGAGGCGACCAGCGCCCTGGACTCCGAGAGCGAGATCCTCGTCCAAGAGGCGCTGTGGCGGCTCATGGAGGGGCGGACGGCGCTCGTGGTGGCGCACCGGCTGAGCACGGTGGCCACCATGGACCGGCTCGTCGTACTCGACCGCGGACGGATCGTGGAACAGGGCACGCACCAGGAGCTGCTCACCTCGGCAGGCGCCTACGCGAAGCTCTGGAAGCACCAGTCGGGCGGCTTCCTCGGCGAGACTCCCACGCGGCCCTGA
- a CDS encoding NAD-dependent epimerase/dehydratase family protein — protein MSIHVVLGFGPAGAATARLLAEQGRSVRVVTASGRSPEPGIEHVAVDATDSARLADAVKGAAVIYGCAAPPYHRWAADWPRLTSAACAAAEATGAVLVMLGNLYGYGPVDGPLTEDLPLAATGTKGRVRAAGWEQARHLHEQGRIKAVEVRASDFFGPGVTGGGHLAARVVPPLLRGKPVSTLGDPDAPHSWSYLPDVARALVEVAGEERAWGRAWHVPTEPALSVREMAGLLAARSGTGPAVVRRIPSAVLAAAGVFSPLLRELREVRYQFDRPFVVDSGAYEAAFTVRATPVEEQVAATVDWWRERLAAG, from the coding sequence GTGAGCATTCATGTCGTCTTGGGATTCGGGCCCGCCGGGGCCGCCACCGCTCGGTTGCTGGCCGAACAGGGCCGTTCCGTACGGGTCGTGACCGCGTCGGGCCGGAGCCCGGAGCCGGGGATCGAGCACGTCGCGGTGGACGCGACGGACAGCGCGCGGCTGGCCGACGCGGTGAAGGGCGCGGCCGTGATCTACGGCTGCGCCGCGCCGCCGTACCACCGCTGGGCCGCCGACTGGCCCCGGCTGACCTCGGCGGCCTGCGCCGCGGCCGAGGCGACCGGGGCCGTACTGGTCATGCTGGGCAACCTCTACGGCTACGGTCCGGTGGACGGCCCGCTGACGGAAGACCTGCCGCTCGCGGCGACGGGCACCAAGGGGCGGGTTCGCGCGGCCGGTTGGGAGCAGGCGCGCCACCTGCACGAACAGGGCCGGATCAAGGCCGTGGAGGTGCGGGCCTCGGACTTCTTCGGGCCCGGCGTGACCGGCGGCGGCCACCTCGCCGCCCGGGTCGTGCCCCCGCTGCTGCGCGGCAAGCCCGTCTCCACGCTCGGGGACCCGGACGCCCCGCACAGCTGGTCGTACCTTCCCGACGTGGCCAGGGCCCTGGTCGAGGTCGCCGGCGAGGAGCGGGCCTGGGGGCGGGCCTGGCACGTGCCCACCGAACCCGCCCTTTCCGTACGGGAGATGGCCGGACTCCTGGCCGCCCGGTCGGGAACCGGGCCGGCCGTCGTGCGCCGGATCCCCTCCGCCGTACTGGCCGCGGCGGGGGTCTTCTCCCCGCTGCTCCGGGAACTGAGGGAGGTCCGCTACCAGTTCGACCGTCCGTTCGTCGTCGATTCGGGCGCCTACGAGGCCGCGTTCACGGTCCGGGCCACCCCCGTCGAGGAGCAGGTCGCGGCAACCGTGGACTGGTGGCGCGAGCGCCTGGCGGCCGGGTGA
- a CDS encoding MFS transporter: MDVYQGAVAALVPFLVSERAYGYAAASGIVLAASLLSSVVQPLFGVLTDRWPMPWLIPLATAAAGLGVALVGLDAGYPATLAAVALSGLGVAAYHPAAARLVRTTGGPGHGTMSWFALGGTIGFACAPLLVVAALALPGTAGWWLLALPATIGVFLNWPPSGRRSGAALPTGDPRSGRSADHWRAFLRLSCVVVVRSVVFIGLSTFIALYVRERGGGETAGAVALFALFAGSAGGTLLGGRLAARWGRVTTVHRSYAAAVPAIAGILFLPLPLVYVCSALAAAALYAPFSLQVTLGQDYLPTRMGTASGVTLGLTVSVGGLASPLIGAAADAASLRAALLPLAVLPLLAWALARRLPDPAAPEAGAAQPDSVRPRT, from the coding sequence GTGGACGTCTACCAGGGCGCCGTCGCCGCGCTCGTCCCGTTCCTCGTCTCCGAGCGCGCGTACGGGTACGCCGCCGCCTCCGGCATCGTGCTGGCCGCCTCCCTGCTCTCCTCCGTGGTGCAGCCGCTGTTCGGCGTGCTGACCGACCGGTGGCCGATGCCCTGGCTGATCCCGCTGGCCACCGCCGCCGCCGGTCTCGGCGTGGCCCTGGTCGGGCTCGACGCCGGGTATCCGGCCACGCTCGCCGCCGTCGCCCTCTCCGGGCTGGGCGTCGCCGCCTACCACCCGGCGGCCGCCCGGTTGGTCCGCACGACGGGCGGCCCGGGGCACGGCACGATGAGCTGGTTCGCCCTCGGCGGCACCATCGGCTTCGCGTGCGCACCGCTGCTGGTCGTCGCCGCGCTGGCCCTGCCGGGGACGGCGGGCTGGTGGCTGCTCGCCCTTCCGGCCACGATCGGGGTGTTCCTCAACTGGCCGCCCTCCGGACGGCGTTCGGGCGCCGCGCTCCCGACCGGCGACCCGCGCTCCGGGCGGTCCGCCGACCACTGGCGGGCGTTCCTGCGCCTCTCGTGCGTGGTCGTCGTCCGCTCCGTGGTCTTCATCGGCCTGAGCACCTTCATCGCCCTGTACGTGCGTGAACGCGGCGGCGGCGAGACCGCCGGGGCGGTGGCCCTGTTCGCCCTGTTCGCGGGGAGTGCGGGCGGCACCCTCCTCGGCGGCCGGCTGGCCGCCCGCTGGGGCCGGGTCACCACCGTCCACCGCTCCTACGCGGCCGCGGTGCCCGCCATCGCCGGGATCCTCTTCCTCCCGCTGCCCCTGGTGTACGTGTGCTCCGCGCTGGCCGCCGCCGCGCTGTACGCGCCGTTCTCGCTCCAGGTCACTCTGGGCCAGGACTACCTCCCGACGCGCATGGGCACCGCGAGCGGGGTCACCCTGGGCCTGACCGTCAGCGTCGGCGGGCTGGCGAGCCCCCTCATCGGAGCCGCGGCCGACGCCGCCTCGCTGCGCGCCGCCCTGCTCCCGCTGGCCGTACTGCCCCTGCTGGCCTGGGCCCTGGCCCGCCGCCTCCCGGACCCTGCCGCGCCGGAAGCCGGCGCCGCCCAACCGGACAGCGTGCGGCCCCGGACGTGA
- a CDS encoding helix-turn-helix transcriptional regulator, which yields MQKIRHTPRAATSVRELDTHHGIDPHRHDDHQICYAGSGVLSVTTDAGTWVAPTTRALWIPAGTVHEHRAFGRADLHCVGLPTHLNPLSLSAPAVLAVGPLLRELILAYTRTPEDGSAERRRLLAVLLDQLRASPLQPLHLPAPADPRLAAVCALLHADPADPRGLAELAAASGAGAGGRTLSRLFRAELGMTFPQWRTQLRLHQALRLLSVGTPVTAVAHRCGWSSASAFIDVFRRAFGHTPGTHAKERDPAHWVGDQ from the coding sequence ATGCAGAAGATCCGCCACACCCCCCGCGCGGCGACGAGCGTGCGCGAGCTCGACACCCACCACGGCATCGATCCGCACCGCCACGACGACCACCAGATCTGCTACGCCGGATCGGGGGTGCTGTCGGTCACCACCGACGCCGGCACCTGGGTCGCGCCGACCACCCGCGCCCTGTGGATCCCGGCCGGAACGGTGCACGAGCACCGCGCGTTCGGCCGCGCGGACCTGCACTGCGTGGGCCTGCCGACCCACCTCAACCCGCTTTCCCTCTCGGCCCCCGCCGTGCTCGCCGTCGGCCCGCTGCTGCGCGAGCTGATCCTGGCGTACACCAGGACCCCCGAGGACGGCAGCGCGGAGCGGCGCCGGCTGCTCGCCGTCCTGCTCGACCAGCTCCGCGCTTCACCACTCCAGCCCCTGCACCTGCCCGCCCCGGCCGATCCCCGGCTGGCCGCCGTGTGCGCGCTGCTGCACGCCGACCCGGCGGACCCGCGCGGGCTGGCGGAACTCGCGGCGGCATCGGGTGCGGGGGCCGGCGGGCGCACGCTGAGCCGGCTGTTCCGCGCCGAGCTGGGCATGACGTTCCCCCAGTGGCGCACCCAGCTGCGCCTGCACCAGGCCCTGCGCCTGCTGTCGGTCGGTACCCCGGTCACGGCGGTGGCCCACCGCTGCGGCTGGTCCTCGGCGAGCGCCTTCATCGACGTCTTCCGTCGCGCCTTCGGCCACACCCCCGGCACCCACGCGAAGGAACGGGACCCGGCACACTGGGTGGGTGATCAATGA
- a CDS encoding enoyl-CoA hydratase/isomerase family protein — MNESGDVVCGRDGRVGVVTLNRPRALNALTHGMVLRMSEALAGWAADPRVEQVVLRGAGERGLCAGGDIRAIHDDAKGGSRASVGFWQDEYRLNARIARYPKPYVALMDGIVMGGGVGVSAHGSVRVVTERSRVAMPETGIGFVPDVGGTYLLARAPGRLGVHLALTGAAVGAADAMLCGLADHFVPSDRLAALTAELAGAPAPEVIARYAATPEPGRLGQWRGWIDHCYAADTVEEIVDRLLGYGDPAAKEAAETILAKSPTALKVTLESLRRAAALDGLEAVLEQELRVSSNMLAAPDLVEGIRAQVVDKDRSPRWSPASLEGVAEGDVARFFGPLG, encoded by the coding sequence ATCAATGAGAGCGGTGACGTGGTGTGCGGGCGGGACGGGCGCGTGGGGGTGGTGACCCTCAATCGGCCCCGGGCGCTCAATGCGCTGACCCATGGCATGGTGCTGCGGATGTCCGAGGCGTTGGCCGGGTGGGCGGCCGATCCCCGGGTCGAGCAGGTGGTCCTTCGGGGGGCCGGGGAGCGCGGGCTGTGCGCCGGTGGGGACATCCGGGCCATCCATGACGACGCCAAGGGCGGGAGCAGGGCTTCCGTCGGCTTCTGGCAGGACGAGTACCGGCTCAATGCCCGCATCGCCCGGTATCCGAAGCCCTACGTCGCCCTCATGGACGGGATCGTGATGGGCGGCGGGGTCGGGGTGTCCGCCCACGGGAGCGTCCGCGTCGTCACCGAGCGGTCCCGCGTCGCCATGCCCGAGACCGGCATCGGGTTCGTGCCCGACGTCGGCGGGACCTACCTGCTGGCCCGCGCGCCCGGGCGGCTCGGGGTCCATCTCGCGCTCACCGGCGCCGCCGTGGGGGCCGCCGACGCGATGCTGTGCGGGCTCGCCGATCACTTCGTGCCCTCCGACCGGCTGGCCGCGCTGACCGCCGAGCTCGCCGGCGCCCCCGCCCCCGAGGTCATCGCGCGGTACGCCGCCACGCCCGAGCCGGGGCGGCTCGGGCAGTGGCGGGGGTGGATCGACCACTGCTACGCGGCCGACACCGTCGAGGAGATCGTGGACCGGCTGCTCGGGTACGGGGACCCGGCGGCCAAGGAAGCCGCCGAGACGATCCTCGCCAAGTCCCCGACCGCCCTCAAGGTGACCCTGGAGTCGCTGCGCCGGGCCGCCGCCCTCGACGGGCTGGAGGCCGTGCTGGAGCAGGAACTCCGGGTCTCAAGCAACATGCTGGCCGCGCCCGACCTGGTCGAGGGCATCCGGGCCCAGGTCGTCGACAAGGACCGCAGCCCCCGCTGGTCCCCCGCCTCGCTGGAGGGCGTTGCCGAGGGGGACGTCGCGCGGTTCTTCGGCCCGCTCGGATAG